In Rhizophagus irregularis chromosome 1, complete sequence, one genomic interval encodes:
- a CDS encoding uncharacterized protein (SECRETED:cutsite_GSS-QQ; SECRETED:prob_0.5318); SECRETED:SignalP(1-19), translating to MKFNLFLLLLATLLAVGSSQQQKTYTIRDPKSKLYWAADKTNHIGLQVAGAKWILTTAPGGFTISPSNNPDLYVTYKGNGNLLTLEGNIFQLNQEWIFVPSKASEHAIQLVQHSNQFANIGNNGFIIAGTNQLGWIFEEK from the coding sequence atgaaattcaaCCTTTTTTTGCTCCTTTTAGCCACCCTTCTTGCTGTTGGGTCGTCTCAGCAACAGAAGACTTATACTATTCGAGACCCTAAATCCAAACTATATTGGGCAGCAGATAAAACTAATCATATTGGTCTACAAGTCGCAGGTGCAAAGTGGATATTAACTACTGCTCCTGGTGGCTTTACTATTAGTCCCAGTAATAATCCTGACCTCTATGTCACATACAAGGGTAATGGAAATCTTCTTACTCTTGAAGGAAATATTTTTCAGCTAAATCAGGAATGGATATTTGTTCCTTCTAAAGCTAGCGAGCATGCCATTCAACTTGTTCAACATAGCAATCAGTTTGCAAATATTGGAAATAATGGATTTATTATTGCTGGTACTAATCAATTGGGATGgatatttgaagaaaaataa